Proteins from one Muntiacus reevesi chromosome X, mMunRee1.1, whole genome shotgun sequence genomic window:
- the MED12 gene encoding mediator of RNA polymerase II transcription subunit 12 isoform X5: protein MAAFGILSYEHRPLKRPRLGPPDVYPQDPKQKEDELTALNVKQGFNNQPAVSGDEHGTAKNVNFNPAKISSNFSSIIAEKLRCNTLSDTGRRKPQVNQKDNFWLVTARSQSAINTWFTDLAGTKPLTQLAKKVPIFSKKEEVFGYLAKYTVPVMRAAWLIKMTCAYYAAISETKVKKRHVDPFTEWTQIITKCLWEQLQKMAEYYRPGPAGSGGCGSTIGPLPHDVEMAIRQWDYNEKLAMFMFQDGMLDRHEFLTWVLECFEKIRPGEDELLKLLLPLLLRYSGEFVQSAYLSRRLAYFCTRRLALQLDGVSSHSSHVMSAQSTSTLPTTPAPQPPTSSTPSTPFSDLLMCPQHRPLVFGLSCILQTILLCCPSALVWHYSLTDSRIKTGSPLDHLPIAPSNLPMPEGNSAFTQQVRAKLREIEQQIKERGQAVEVRWSFDKCQEATAGFTIGRVLHTLEVLDSHSFERSDFSNSLDSLCNRIFGLGPSKDGHEISSDDDAVVSLLCEWAVSCKRSGRHRAMVVAKLLEKRQAEIEAERCGESEAADEKGSIASGSLSAPSAPIFQDVLLQFLDTQAPMLTDPRSESERVEFFNLVLLFCELIRHDVFSHNMYTCTLISRGDLAFGAPGPRPPSPFDDPADDPERKEAEGSSSSKLEDPGLSESMDIDPSSSVLFEDMEKPDFSLFSPTMPCEGKGSPSPEKPDVEKEVKPPPKEKLEGTLGVLYDQPRHVQYATHFPIPQEESCSHECNQRLVVLFGVGKQRDDARHAIKKITKDILKVLNRKGTAETDQLAPIVPLNPGDLTFLGGEDGQKRRRNRPEAFPTAEDIFAKFQHLSHYDQHQVTAQVSRNVLEQITSFALGMSYHLPLVQHVQFIFDLMEYSLSISGLIDFAIQLLNELSVVEAELLLKSSDLVGSYTTSLCLCIVAVLRHYHACLILNQDQMAQVFEGLCGVVKHGMNRSDGSSAERCILAYLYDLYTSCSHLKSKFGELFSDFCSKVKNTIYCNVEPSESNMRWAPEFMIDTLENPAAHTFTYTGLGKSLSENPANRYSFVCNALMHVCVGHHDSDRVNDIAILCAELTGYCKSLSAEWLGVLKALCCSSNNGTCGFNDLLCNVDVSDLSFHDSLATFVAILIARQCLLLEDLIRCAAIPSLLNAACSEQDSEPGARLTCRILLHLFKTPQLNPCQSDGNKPTVGIRSSCDRHLLAASQNRIVDGAVFAVLKAVFVLGDAELKGSGFTVTGGTEELPEEEGGGGSGGRRQGGRNISVETASLDVYAKYVLRSICQQEWVGERCLKSLCEDSNDLQDPVLSSAQAQRLMQLICYPHRLLDNEDGENPQRQRIKRILQNLDQWTMRQSSLELQLMIKQTPNNEMNSLLENIAKATIEVFQQSAETGSSSGNAASNMPSSSKTKPVLSSLERSGVWLVAPLIAKLPTSVQGHVLKAAGEELEKGQHLDSSSHKERDRQKQKSMSLLSQQPFLSLVLTCLKGQDEQREGLLTSLYSQVHQIVNNWRDDQYLDDCKPKQLMHEALKLRLNLVGGMFDTVQRSTQQTTEWAVLLLDIIISGTVDMQSNNELFTTVLDMLSVLINGTLAADMSSISQGSMEENKRAYMNLVKKLRKELAERQSDSLEKVYQLLPLPKPTRDVITCEPQGSLIDTKGNKIAGFDSIFKKEILFPLLQAFKVCVVISKFQQLTISHFLEQGLQVSTKQKLSPWDLFEGLKPSAPLSWGWFGTVRVDRRVARGEEQQRLLLYHTHLRPRPRAYYLEPLPLPPEDEEPPAPTLLEPEKKAPEPPKTDKPGAAPPSTEERKKKSTKGKKRSQPAAKTEDYGMGPGRSGPYGVTVPPDLLHHANPGSISHLSYRQSSIGLYTQNQPLPAGGPRVDPYRPMRLPMQKLPTRPPYPGVLPTTMTGVMGLEPGSYKTSVYRQQQPTAPQGQRLRQQLQAKISQGMLGQSSVHQMTPSSTYGLQTSQGYTPYVSHVGLQQHTGPADPTRHLQQRPSGYVHQQAPTYGHGLTSTQRFSHQTLQQTPMIGTMTPLGPQGVQAGIRSASILPEQQQQQQQQQQQQQQQQQQQQQQQQQQQYHIRQQQQQQQILRQQQQQQQQQQQQQQQQQQQQQQQQAHQQQQQQAAPPQPQPQSQPQFQRQGLQQTQQQQQTAALVRQLQQQLSNTQPQPSTNIFGRY, encoded by the exons ATGGCGGCCTTCGGGATCTTGAGCTACGAACACCGGCCCCTGAAGCGGCCGCGGCTGGGGCCTCCTGATGTGTACCCTCAAGATCCCAAACAGAAGGAG GATGAATTAACTGCCTTGAATGTAAAACAAGGTTTCAATAACCAGCCCGCTGTCTCTGGGGATGAACATGGCACCGCCAAGAATGTCAACTTTAATCCTGCCAAG ATCAGTTCCAACTTCAGCAGCATCATTGCAGAGAAGTTACGTTGTAACACCCTCTCTGACACTGGTCGAAGGAAGCCCCAAGTGAACCAGAAGGACAACTTCTGGCTGGTGACTGCACGATCCCAGAGTGCCATTAACACTTGGTTTACCGATCTGGCTGGCACCAAGCCACTCACACAACTAGCCAAAAAG GTCCCCATTTTCAGTAAGAAGGAAGAAGTGTTTGGGTACTTAGCCAAATACACAGTGCCTGTGATGCGGGCCGCCTGGCTCATTAAGATGACCTGTGCCTACTATGCAGCAATCTCAGAGACCAAGGTTAAGAAGAGACATGTTGACCCCTTCACAG AATGGACTCAGATCATCACCAAGTGCTTATGGGAGCAGCTTCAAAAGATGGCTGAATACTACCGGCCAGGACCTGCTGGAAGTGGGGGCTGTGGCTCCACTATAGGGCCCTTGCCCCATGATGTTGAGATGGCAATCCGGCAGTGGGACTACAATGAGAAGCTGGCCATGTTCATGTTTCAG GACGGAATGCTGGACAGACATGAGTTCCTGACCTGGGTACTTGAGTGTTTTGAGAAAATCCGCCCTGGAGAGGATGAATTGCTTAAACTGTTGCTGCCTTTGCTGCTTCGA TACTCTGGAGAGTTTGTTCAGTCTGCGTACCTCTCCCGCCGCCTTGCCTACTTCTGTACACGGAgactggccctgcagctggaCGGTGTGAGCAGTCACTCATCTCATGTGATGTCCGCTCAGTCGACAAGCACACTGCCTACCACCCCTGCTCCTCAGCCCCCAACTAGCAGCACGCCCTCTACACCCTTTAGTGACCTGCTTATGTGCCCTCAGCACCGGCCCCTAGTTTTTGGCCTCAGCTGTATCCTTCAG ACCATCCTCCTGTGTTGTCCTAGTGCCCTGGTTTGGCACTATTCACTGACTGATAGTCGAATCAAGACTGGCTCACCACTTGACCACCTGCCTATTGCGCCCTCCAACCTGCCCATGCCAGAGGGTAACAGTGCCTTCACTCAACAG GTCCGTGCAAAGTTGCGGGAGATCGAGCAACAGATCAAGGAACGAGGACAGGCCGTTGAGGTTCGCTGGTCTTTTGATAAGTGCCAGGAAGCTACTGCAG GCTTCACCATTGGACGAGTACTCCATACTTTGGAAGTGTTGGACAGCCATAGTTTTGAACGCTCTGACTTCAGCAACTCTCTCGATTCCCTCTGTAATCGAATCTTTGGATTGGGGCCTAGCAAGGATGGGCACGAG ATCTCCTCAGATGATGATGCAGTGGTATCATTACTGTGTGAATGGGCTGTCAGCTGCAAGCGTTCTGGTCGGCATCGAGCGATGGTGGTAGCCAAgctgctggagaagagacaggcagAGATTGAGGCTGAG CGCTGTGGAGAATCAGAAGCTGCAGATGAGAAGGGTTCCATTGCCTCTGGCTCCCTTTCTGCTCCCAGTGCTCCCATTTTCCAAGATGTCCTCTTACAGTTTCTGGATACACAGGCTCCCATGCTGA CGGACCCCCGAAGTGAGAGTGAGCGAGTGGAATTCTTTAACTTGGTACTGCTGTTCTGTGAACTGATTCGACATGATGTTTTCTCCCACAACATGTACACTTGCACCCTCATCTCCCGAGGGGACCTTGCCTTCGGAGCCCCTGGTCCCCGGCCTCCCTCTCCCTTTGATGACCCAGCTGATGACCCAGAGCGCAAGGAGGCTGAgggcagtagcagcagcaagctGGAG GATCCAGGGCTCTCAGAGTCTATGGACATTGACCCTAGCTCCAGTGTGCTCTTTGAGGACATGGAGAAGCCTGATTTCTCA TTGTTCTCCCCCACTATGCCCTGTGAGGGGAAGGGCAGTCCATCCCCTGAGAAACCAGATGTTGAGAAGGAGGTGAAGCCCCCACCCAAGGAGAAGCTAGAAGGAACCCTTGGGGTTCTTTATGACCAGCCGCGGCATGTGCAGTATGCCACACACTTTCCCATCCCCCAG GAGGAGTCATGCAGCCATGAGTGCAACCAGCGGTTGGTCGTACTGTTTGGGGTGGGAAAGCAGCGAGATGATGCCCGCCATGCCATCAAGAAAATTACCAAGGATATCCTGAAGGTTCTGAACCGCAAGGGGACAGCAGAAACTG ACCAGCTTGCTCCTATTGTGCCTCTGAATCCTGGAGACCTGACATTCTTAG GTGGGGAAGATGGACAGAAGCGGCGACGAAACCGACCTGAAGCTTTTCCCACTGCCGAGGATATCTTTGCTAAGTTCCAGCACCTTTCACATTATGACCAACACCAGGTCACGGCTCAG GTCTCCCGGAATGTTCTGGAGCAGATCACGAGCTTTGCCCTTGGCATGTCGTACCACTTGCCTCTGGTGCAGCATGTGCAGTTTATCTTCGACCTCATGGAATATTCACTCAGCATCAGTGGCCTCATCGACTTTGCCATTCAG CTGCTGAATGAACTGAGTGTAGTCGAGGCCGAACTGCTTCTCAAATCCTCAGATCTGGTGGGCAGCTACACCACTAGCCTGTGCCTGTGCATCGTGGCTGTCCTGCGCCACTATCACGCCTGCCTCATCCTCAACCAGGACCAGATGGCACAGGTCTTTGAGGG GCTGTGTGGCGTAGTCAAGCATGGGATGAACCGGTCTGATGGTTCCTCTGCAGAACGCTGTATCCTTGCATATCTCTATGATCTGTACACCTCCTGTAGCCATTTAAAGAGCAAATTTGGGGAACTCTTCAG TGACTTCTGCTCCAAGGTGAAGAACACCATCTACTGCAATGTGGAGCCATCAGAGTCCAACATGCGCTGGGCACCCGAGTTCATGATCGACACTTTAGAGAACCCCGCCGCTCACACCTTCACCTACACGGGGCTAGGCAAGAGTCTTAGTGAGAACCCTGCTAACCGCTACAGCTTTGTCTGCAATGCCCTTATGCACGTCTGTGTGGGGCACCATGATTCGGATAG GGTGAATGACATCGCCATCCTGTGTGCAGAGCTGACCGGCTATTGCAAGTCACTGAGTGCAGAGTGGCTGGGAGTGCTTAAGGCCTTGTGCTGCTCCTCTAACAATGGCACTTGTGGTTTCAACGACCTCCTCTGCAATGTAGAT GTCAGTGACCTGTCTTTTCACGACTCCCTGGCCACTTTTGTTGCCATCCTCATCGCTCGGCAGTGTTTGCTTCTGGAGGATTTGATTCGCTGTGCGGCCATCCCTTCACTCCTTAATGCTG CTTGCAGTGAACAGGACTCTGAGCCAGGGGCCCGACTTACCTGCCGCATCCTCCTCCACCTTTTCAAGACACCTCAACTCAATCCTTGCCAATCAGATGGAA ACAAGCCTACTGTAGGAATCCGCTCCTCCTGTGACCGCCACCTGCTGGCTGCCTCCCAGAACCGCATCGTGGATGGAGCTGTGTTTGCTGTTCTCAAGGCTGTGTTTGTACTTG GGGATGCGGAACTGAAGGGTTCGGGCTTCACTGTAACAGGAGGAACAGAAGAACTtccagaggaggagggaggaggtggcAGTGGTGGTCGGAGGCAGGGTGGCCGCAACATCTCTGTGGAGACAGCCAGTCTGGATGTCTATGCCAAGTACGTGCTACGCAGCATCTGCCAGCAG GAATGGGTAGGAGAACGTTGCCTTAAATCACTGTGTGAGGACAGCAATGACCTGCAAGACCCAGTGTTGAGCAGTGCCCAGGCCCAGCGCCTCATGCAGCTTATCTGCTACCCACATCGGCTGCTGGACAACGAGGATGGGGAAAACCCACAGCGGCAACGCATTAAGCGTATTCTCCAG AACTTGGACCAGTGGACCATGCGCCAGTCTTCGTTGGAACTGCAGCTCATGATCAAGCAGACCCCTAACAAT GAGATGAACTCCCTCTTAGAGAACATCGCCAAGGCCACAATCGAGGTTTTCCAGCAGTCTGCAGAGACAGGGTCATCTTCTGGAAATGCTGCAAGCAACATGCCCAGCAGCAGCAAGACCAAGCCTGTGCTCAG CTCCCTAGAACGCTCCGGTGTATGGCTGGTGGCTCCTCTCATTGCCAAACTGCCCACCTCAGTCCAGGGGCATGTGTTAAAGGCTGCTGGGGAAGAGTTAGAGAAGGGCCAGCACCTGGACTCCTCTTCCCACAAAGAACGTGATCGACAAAAGCAAAAGAG CATGTCCCTGTTGAGCCAGCAGCCCTTCTTATCCCTGGTGCTGACATGTCTGAAGGGCCAGGATGAGCAGCGTGAGGGACTCCTTACCTCCCTCTACAGCCAGGTCCACCAG ATTGTGAATAATTGGAGAGATGACCAGTATTTAGACGATTGCAAACCAAAGCAGCTAATGCATGAGGCACTCAAATTGCGACTCAACCTG GTGGGGGGCATGTTTGACACGGTGCAGCGCAGCACCCAGCAGACCACGGAGTGGGCTGTGCTCCTCCTGGATATCATCATCAGCGGCACTGTCGACATGCAGTCCAACAA CGAGCTCTTCACCACTGTCCTGGACATGCTAAGTGTGCTCATCAATGGGACCCTAGCTGCGGATATGTCCAGCATCTCCCAGGGCAGCATGGAGGAAAACAAACGTGCCTACATGAACCTGGTGAAGAAGCTGCGG AAAGAATTGGCAGAACGCCAGTCAGATAGTCTGGAAAAAGTTTACCAGCTGCTGCCACTGCCCAAGCCAACTCGAGATGTGATCACGTGTGAGCCGCAGGGCTCCCTTATTGACACCAAGGGCAACAAGATTGCTGGCTTCGACTCTATCTTCAAGAAGGAG ATACTTTTCCCTCTCCTGCAAGCCTTCAAGGTCTGTGTTGTAATTTCCAAGTTTCAGCAGCTCACTATTTCTCATTTTCTGGAGCAGGGTCTTCAGGTTTCCACCAAACAAAAGCTCTCTCCCTGGGATCTTTTTGAGGGCTTGAAGCCATCAGCGCCACTATCTTGGGGCTGGTTTGGAACAGTCCGGGTGGACCGGCGCGTGGCCCGTGGAGAGGAGCAGCAGCGGCTGCTGCTGTACCACACACACCTGAGGCCCCGGCCCCGCGCCTACTACCTGGAGCCACTGCCACTGCCTCCAGAAGATGAggaaccccctgcccccaccctgttAGAGCCTGAAAAAAAGGCTCCAGAGCCCCCCAAAACTGACAAACCTGGAGCTGCTCCACCCAGCACTGAGGAACGCAAGAAGAAGTCCACTAAGGGCAAGAAGCGCAGCCAGCCTGCCGCCAAGACGGAA GACTATGGAATGGGCCCAGGCCGAAGCGGCCCCTACGGAGTGACAGTGCCTCCAGACCTCCTGCACCATGCCAACCCTGGCTCCATCTCTCACCTTAGCTACAGGCAGAGCTCCATAGGCCTCTACACCCAGAACCAGCCACTGCCAGCAG GTGGCCCCCGCGTGGACCCATACCGCCCCATGCGGTTACCGATGCAGAAGCTGCCTACCCGCCCACCTTACCCTGGAGTGCTGCCCACGACCATGACTGGTGTCATGGGACTGGAACCTGGCTCCTACAAGACATCTGTGTACCGACAGCAGCAGCCTACAGCGCCCCAAGGACAGCGCCTTCGCCAACAGCTCCAGGCAAAGATA AGTCAGGGGATGTTGGGACAGTCATCTGTCCATCAGATGACTCCCAGTTCTACGTACGGTTTGCAGACCTCCCAG GGCTATACTCCTTATGTTTCTCATGTGGGATTGCAGCAACACACAGGCCCTGCAG ATCCTACTCGCCACCTGCAGCAGCGGCCCAGTGGCTATGTGCACCAGCAGGCCCCAACCTACGGACATGGGCTGACCTCCACTCAAAG GTTTTCCCACCAGACACTGCAGCAAACACCCATGATAGGCACCATGaccccactgggcccccagggtgTCCAGGCCGGCATCCGGTCGGCTTCCATCCtacctgagcagcagcagcagcagcagcagcagcaacagcagcagcaacagcagcaacaacagcagcagcagcagcagcagcagcaacagtaccATAtccggcagcagcagcagcagcagcagatcctgCGG cagcagcagcagcagcaacagcagcagcagcaacagcagcagcagcagcagcagcaacagcagcagcaacaggcacaccagcagcagcagcagcaggcggcACCgcctcagccccagccccagtcccagcCCCAG TTCCAGCGCCAGGGGCTTCAGCAgacacagcaacaacaacagacaGCAGCTTTGGTCCGGCAGCTCCAACAACAGCTCTCTA ACACCCAGCCACAGCCTAGTACCAACATATTCGGAcgctactga